From the genome of Candidatus Dadabacteria bacterium:
GAGAACGTCTTTTGCCGGAGTCTGCGCGGGAATGACCGTCAGGGCGCAGCCGGCGTCCGCAAGGTTTTTCATTATGCTGTGTTTTATTCCGAAATCGTAGGCGACAACCTTCGGGGATTTCCCGCCGCCCCCGCGCGGCGGGCTTCCGCCCTGCCCGTTGTTCCACTCATAGGGGGTTTTGCAACTTACTCCGGTTACAAGGTCCAGCCCCATGATTCCCGGCGCCGCCCTGACTTTTTTCAGCAGACTTTGCGGGTCGGCATCCTCGGTTGAAACGCCGCACTTCTGCGCGCCGCCGGTTCTAATCTTCCGGGTGATTTCCCTTGTGTCCGCGCCCTGTATGCCGACTATCCCGTGCTCCTCCATGTATTTGTGAAGCGGCATCGCGGAGCGCCAGTTGCTTGGCTCGTCCCAGTATTCCTTGACCACAAGCCCCCGCGCAAAGGGCTTTGAGGATTCGCAGTCTTCGGGGTTCACCCCGTAGTTTCCGATTTCGGGGTAGGTCATTGTGATTATCTGCCCGTTGTAGGACGGGTCTGTCAGGATTTCCTGATAGCCGGTCATTGAGGTGTTGAACACCGCCTCGCCGAAACTCTCCCCTCGCGCCCCGAAGTTTTTTCCTTCAAAGACCTCTCCGTCTTCAAACACCAAAAGGCATTTTTTGCTCATTTTTCGCCTCCGAGAATTTTTTTCAGTTCCTCGCCCGCCACTTTCGGGTTCACCTTGCCGCCGGTTTCCTTCATCACCCCGCCCACAAAAAAGCCCATCAGTTTTTCCTCCCCGCCGCGAAACCTCTCGGCCTCTTTCGGATGTTTTTCCACAAACTCCCGCGCAATTTTCCCTATCTCCCCTGCGTCCGAAACCTGAGACAGCCCCGCCTCTTTGACGATTTCGGCGGCGGTCTTTCCGGTTTCCGCCATCTGCGGGAAGACCTTCTCCCTTGCGACCACATTGCTTATTTCGCCGCGCTTTATCATCGCCACCATTTCGCCGAGGTTTTCCGCCGAAACCGCAAAATCCCCTCCGCCGTCCTCGCGCCCGGCAACGTTTGTGAGTATCCAGTTTGCCGTCTCTTTCGGCGCGCCGCTTTTTCTTGCCGCCGCCTCAAAGTAGTCCGCAAAACCGCGCTCCGCCGTGAGGCGTTCGGCATCCTCCGCCTTTATTCCGTACTCCGTTTGAAACCGCCGCATCTTTTCGGCGGGCATTTCCGGCAGGTCTTTTTTCCGCCGCTCAACCGTCTCCGTTTCAACCACAAGGGGGGGCAGGTCGGGGTCGGGGAAATACCTGTAGTCATCTGCCTCTTCTTTTGAGCGCATTGCAAAGGTTTTGCCGCTGTCGGGGTCAAACAGCCGGGTTTCCTGAATCACCTCTTCCCCGCCGCGCAATGCGGCGGCCTGCCGCGCCGTTTCGTATTCAAGCGCCTTTTTGATGAACTTGAAGGAATTAAGGTTTTTGATTTCCACCTTGACTCCCAGCCTTTGGCATCCCGCCGGGCGCAGGGAGATGTTCGCGTCGCACCTGAGGTTTCCCTTTTCCATATTGCCGTCGCACACGCCCGCATAGCGCAGGATTTGCCGCAGCAGCCGCACATACCGCGCCGCCTCATCCGGCTCGCGCATGTCCGGCTCGCTCACTATTTCAATCAGCGCAACGCCGGCGCGGTTCAGGTCAACGAGGCTCGCCGCGCCCGAATGAATGAGTTTACCGGCGTCTTCCTCCATGTGTATGCGCGTTATGCGGATTTTTTTCTCCTCCCCGTCCGCGCCGATGTCAATCCAGCCGCCCCGCGCCAGCG
Proteins encoded in this window:
- the carA gene encoding glutamine-hydrolyzing carbamoyl-phosphate synthase small subunit encodes the protein MSKKCLLVFEDGEVFEGKNFGARGESFGEAVFNTSMTGYQEILTDPSYNGQIITMTYPEIGNYGVNPEDCESSKPFARGLVVKEYWDEPSNWRSAMPLHKYMEEHGIVGIQGADTREITRKIRTGGAQKCGVSTEDADPQSLLKKVRAAPGIMGLDLVTGVSCKTPYEWNNGQGGSPPRGGGGKSPKVVAYDFGIKHSIMKNLADAGCALTVIPAQTPAKDVLALKPDGVFLSNGPGDPEAVRYAADNIGKLLGNVPVFGICLGHQIIGLALGGKTFKMKFGHRGGNQPVQRLADGKVEITSQNHGFALDPDSLGGDTRITHINLNDNTVEGLENRSKSVFSVQYHPESSPGPRDSSYLFGDFLRLMGF
- the gatB gene encoding Asp-tRNA(Asn)/Glu-tRNA(Gln) amidotransferase subunit GatB, which translates into the protein MTDYEAVIGLEVHAQLLTGSKIFSPAPARADTDAKPNTNVSPVCLGMPGALPVLNAKAVELAVTAAVATNCSVERVSRFERKNYFYPDLPKGYQISQYQEPLARGGWIDIGADGEEKKIRITRIHMEEDAGKLIHSGAASLVDLNRAGVALIEIVSEPDMREPDEAARYVRLLRQILRYAGVCDGNMEKGNLRCDANISLRPAGCQRLGVKVEIKNLNSFKFIKKALEYETARQAAALRGGEEVIQETRLFDPDSGKTFAMRSKEEADDYRYFPDPDLPPLVVETETVERRKKDLPEMPAEKMRRFQTEYGIKAEDAERLTAERGFADYFEAAARKSGAPKETANWILTNVAGREDGGGDFAVSAENLGEMVAMIKRGEISNVVAREKVFPQMAETGKTAAEIVKEAGLSQVSDAGEIGKIAREFVEKHPKEAERFRGGEEKLMGFFVGGVMKETGGKVNPKVAGEELKKILGGEK